The genomic interval GCGCTCTGATAACACTGCAACGGGGCGGGGAAAGGAGTGGGGAGATTTCAATCGAACGTGCGGCCATGGCCGCTGCTGGCGCTCATCATGAGCGTTGTGTTTCTGTCGTCCTGCGCGCTGCCGGGACACTCGATAAGAGACTACGATCGGGAGCCTGACCAGTACGCGACTTCGGATGATCCGCGTTATCTCGACGAAGACGAAGTCGATTACGATCCTGTCGTTCACTCGATCATACCTGCGCTGGTGCTTAACCAGCAGCGCGCCGAGGTTATCGAAGTGGACGAGCCGCCCGCCACCCCCCGGACTTCGCGGCAACGATGAGTATCGTGTTGGCCCCGGTGATTTGCTGGGCGTGATCGTGTGGGGGCATCCCGATCTCACCAATCCCACTGGCGCGACCGAAAATCTGGAGAGCGCGGGCCGGCTCGTGCAGGCCGACGGCACAATCTTTTTTCCGTTCGTGGGCACCATCAACGTTGAGGGCCGCTCGGTCAAGCAAATCAGGAGCATGCTCACGGTTGGCCTGGAAAGCGTCGTGCGCGAACCGCAGGTCGATCTGCGCGTGCTCAGCAATCCGGAGGGCGCGTTGTCACTTACTTCAGCCGCAAACCGAGGCGATTACGTAGCGCCTAAGAGGTGTATCCTAAGCACAAATCAGGCGCCGGCCTTTGCGTTCCGGGATCGCATCGCCGAATTCCTTCGCGATGTCTAGCCAGAGCTGAATTGCCTCCTTTGCGTTCGCCAACTCCATTCCTGGGATGCGCCGTGCGCTATGCGACCTGGCAGTTCCGGAACTTTCGCGATAAACGATTAATCTTCGTCGCTCCAACGCATCAGCTGCTCGTATCCGTGCATCTCAGCTACACCTACTGCTTTTATTGACGCTTGCAAAAATGGTTGACACTCAGGGATCTGTCATTCTGAGGAACGATGCACATTTCGTAATACCGATACTGTAACGATGAAGAAATCCGGCAAGACAGCGCCGCCTGTTAATGAATTTCTATCCCGCGCTCTGCCGCTGCCCCCGCTTGCGTCGCCAGCGAATAACGCCTAGCACCGGGCCCGATAAGGTATAAATCGCGAAGAAGGTGAACAGTACCTTGGGTGGGTCCAGAGACAACAGCATCAGGCCCAGCACTACGGCCAGCATCGCGACGAAAGGTACGCGTTCGCGCAGATCGAAGTCCTTGAAGCTGTAGTACGTCAGATTGCTGACCATCAGCGCGCCGGCGGAGACGGTGATCAGGAGCGCTGGTATCTTGAGATGCGCGCCTTCGAAATTCAGGTCGTGCCACATCCAGATCATGCCCATCAAACGCGCGGCGGCCGCCGGGCTGGGCAGACCCTGAAAATAGCGTTTATCCTGAGTTGCGATGCGCGTGTTGAAGCGCGCCAGGCGAAGCGCGGTGGAGGCAGCATAAAAGAATGCCGCCAGCCAGCCGATCTGGCCCCAGAACCAGCCCATGGGTTTCATGTACACGAGCGCCCATTCGTACATGACCAGCGCCGGCGCCAGGCCAAACGAGATCATGTCCGACAGCGAATCGTACTGCGCGCCAAACGCACTCTGCGTGTTGGTCATGCGCGCGACTCTGCCGTCCAGCCCATCGAGGATCAATGCGACGAACACTGCGATTGACGCCGCCCCGTAACGGTCATTAATGGCAGCGACGATAGCGTAGAACCCGGCGAACAATGCCGCGGTCGTAAAGAGATTAGGCAACAGATAAATGCCGCGGCGCGCACGCTGCTGCTCTTCGTCGGTATCAGTCGAGCGCCTGAGGTGAACCTCGTTCATGGGCGCCCTCCCGCAACAAACACGATCACGACGGCCGGCAGCTAAGGCCTTTGCTCTCAACTTACCCTCCCCTCATTGTTTTGCAGGTGAATGTGCTTTGCCACATCGTGCCCGATGCCGGGCAGTCTGACCACAAGCCTGCCGTTCTCGATCGTGCCTGCCGAACGCCGCGTCCCGCCACTACACGGATTCAGTGATTCGATCTTCATCGCACGCCTCGCGTAAGTAGACACCGGTGGTACGTAGAAGTCGAGCGGGTAATCATTGGTTTACACGCGCTCGCCTTGATCGACATGCTCTGTCAACTCGATCCCTTCGACGCTCCTCAGGGCAGGCTCCGGGAGAGATCTTGTGACCCCCGACTCAACGCGCGCCTTCACAGCGCAGGATTTCTCGTGGTATTTGGAATTGACATTAGCTGCCTGCCTAAATCACCGGCCCGGCCTCAGCGAGCCCGCGCCAGGTTAAGCGCTTCTCGATAATAGCCGCGCGCAGATCGGGCCGTCGGGCAAGCACTTCTCGCGCGCGCGGCGACGGGCTTTTCGATAGCGCCAGCGCGGCGGCTGACTGCTGCTGCGGATCGTGGTCCTCCAGCACTCTTTCCAGATCGGCAACCATATCGTCTTCCGCGAACGGACCAACCGGCCGCCACAGTTCCGGGGATACGATCCGCGCCGCAGCCCAGCGTTCATGCGCGTAATCCACCAGCATGCGGGCCAGTATGCGATTCGCGCGGCGGTCGAGACCATAAATTGCATGCAGCGGGCTGCCCACGAACAGGGCCTTGAGCACCAGTTGATTCCAGGACGCCTCATCGAAATGCCCGGCGGGATACGCATTGTTCAGCGCCACCGCGTTGAAGACTTCCGTCATGTTGCTGCGCGCGCCTTCCGCCGCCAGCGCAATCAGCCGTTCGGCGTGCGGCAACAGCGGCAGGCTCTGATAAAGCGCGATCAGTTCGTCCAGGTCGGCATAGGTTGAAAGTTTACGCAGCCTGTCCGCATAAGCGTCCGCATCCCCGTTATCGATAGCGAGCAGCAATAGCGCGCGTCCAGCCTGGTCGACACGCCAGGCTTGCCAATCGATAAGGTCGCCGATGCCGTGTTGATCTTCAGGTGTCGAGCACAGCTTCTGCTTGCCCGTGTGGCGCGGCGCTGCGCTGAACGCGGCAAAGAATGCGTAGTCGGGCGCGCCAGAGGCAAAACGCTCACGCTTCTCGTCCAGCCAGGCGAGCGCGTTCGCATCGAGCTGTCGCGCCAGCGCGAGATGCAATCGCTCACCCGCGACCACCGCGGACAGTTGACCCCTAGAAAATTGCCCCTGAGAAGATCGACTACGAAACGGCACGGCGTGCGCGCTGCGTTTCAGAGGACAGGTGCGCGAGGATAAGATCGTGAATATCCATCGCCTCGATCCGTGACGCGGATAGCAACTGCGTCTGTTGTGTCGCTACCAGCGGCGCATCATCCGGGTTGTCAGGAAGCCGTCCGTGCGAGCCCCTGACCAAAGTGCCGTCCAGCGGAATCACGTCCATCAGATACCTGAAGCCCAGCTTTTTTTTAAGCAGGCGCCCGGCGACTTTCAGTTCGGGCAAGCGGATAGCAGGATCGACAAACAGCTCCACCGGGTCGAAGCCCGGCTTGCGATGGATATCCACCGTGCGCGCGAAGTCCGGAGCTTTTCTGTCGTCCAGCCAATAGTAATAGCTGAACCAAGCGTCTTTTTCCGCAAGTGCCACGAGATCGCCGGCACGCGGGTGGTTCAAACCATGCGCCGCTTTACCCTCTTCGTCCAGGATTGCCTCGACGCCGGGCACACGCTCCAGCAGCGTCCGCACATCGGCGAGTCTATCTTTGGCATTAACGTAAACGTGCGCGATCTGATGATCCGCCACCGCGAAGGCCGTGCTCGCCCCCGCATCCAGCAGTTCCAGCCCCAGCTCCTCGCGTACCGCGATGAAGCCGTACTCGCGCAACACGCGATTAAGCGCGATGGCCTGCGTGACCGGCGTAATGCCGTATTCGGAAACGACCATCACGTCAATCTCACGCGCCTCGTAATAATCGATCAGCTCCGCGCAGACACTATCGATCTCCCGTAAATCTTTTTCGATTGCGGGGTCATCCGGCCCCAGCCGTTGCAGGTTGTAATCCAGATGCGGAAGGTAAATCAGGGTCAGGGTCGGCCGGTAATCCGCGTCAACTTTCCTGGCGGCCTGCGCGATCCACTGACTGGAGCGAATGGAGGTGCGCGGCCCCCAGAAATCGAACAACGGAAACATGCCAAGTTGCGCATTGAGCTTATCGCGCAAGTCCGCGGGCTGCGTGTAAATGTCGGGGATCTTGCGGCCGTCGGCCGGGTACATGGGGCGCGGCGTCACCGCGTAATCCACCCTGGAGTACATGTTGTACCACCAGAACAGATTCGCGCAGGTGAAACTGGCATCGATCGCGCGCGCCGTCTCCCATATCTTCGGCGCCCGCACCAGATGGTTAGACTGACGCCAGAATTTCACCTCGCATTCGTTGCGAAAGTACCAGCCGTTGCCGACGATGCCGTGCCGCGCCGGCGTCACGCCCGTCAGATAAGTCGCCTGCACCGAGCAGGTGACTGCCGGCAACACCGGCGTAACCGCCGCCCGCTTTCCGCGCGCGATCCACTGCGATAGAAACGGCGTCGATGGGCCCAGCAGGCGGGGCGTCACGCCGACGACGTTTATGATGACTGTTTTGCGCATCGTTGTAATGAGGCGCGCGAGTTAGTGGGCCGGCGGCGGTGCGAACGTATTCAGCACCCACTCATACTCGCGCACTATCGACCTCGACAAATCCACCTTGAGTCTGGATGGCAATACCTCCCAGGTGTAAGTTTCGATCTCCAGGTGCGGGCACGCATGGGTATCGCGCAGCACCGATAGCGTGGCGGCAATGTCATCCCGCGTGGAATAAATGCCGCCATACTCGCCGCTGAAGATCGGCACGTGAAAGTGAACGCGCCACTCGCGCGCATCCGGATGCGGTGACGTAGCGGTGGAGAGGTCGGCATGGTGATGCAGACTGCCGTCCGCGTGGCGCTCGACGATCTGGTGCAGATAAGTCGGCTCCGCGAACGGGCGCAGTCGTTCGATGACCGCCCCACGTTCGTCGGCCGACTCGGGCATCGACGCCTTCAACGCGGCGCTCAATTGCACCTTGCCGATACGGATGCCGGCGCCGGTAAGTTTCGACAATGCGGCGGCTGGCGTTTCGTACTGCAACGCAAAGTGGCACGTGTCGTAACACACGCCAATATGCGCAAGCAGATTTGCTTGCGCCTCGGATGGGGAAATGCAAAGTGTCGATGCCAGCCAACTACCCCCGACCGGCAACAGCCAGCGCTCGAAAAATTCAACGGTCTCGTCGCTGTTTTCCAGCAGGCAATCCGGCTCCGGTTCCACATCGATGTGCAAGCTTCGTCCAGTGGTAGCGCGAATTGACATCAGCTCCGCCGCCATGCGGGCCAGGTTCACGCTCGCCCGCTCGAACGCCGCCGCTCGCTCAGCTTCATTATGGAACCAGGGCTTGTACGAGATCGGCACGCTGGAAATACTGCCTTCGATATCCGCCGGCAGCAGCGCTGCCAGAATGCGCGCCAACCGCAATGTATAGTCCACCCGCGCCGCCGCGCGCCAGTCGGGCGCGTAAACCTGATCTTTCACAACCTGCCGGTGGAAACCGCCGTAAGGAAAGCCATTTATGGTGAAGACGTACAAACCGCGCTCGCCCAGCCAGGTCTTGAAGCCATCGAGCGCATCGCCCTGCAACAACTCGCGCGCGGCGAGATCCGATAGCCGCAGCCCGATGCCGAAGGGTTTCTGCGGCGACAGGCGTTGTTTAAGGCCCGGCACGTATCGTTCGATACCGGCAAACACCGCCTCCCAGCTTTCGCCGGGATGAATGTTGGTGCAGTACGTCAGATGAAAAAAGCGGTCGTCGGCGATTCTCATGCCGTGCGTTCAACCGGAATCGATTATCGAGAAGTTACGCGGTCGCAAAGTGCATCGCCGATGAATCGTGCCGGTACGAACCCGCAACTCGGAAACGGCGCGCCTGTACAGCGCCAGATCGACTTCGTGTATGTCGATGGCCTGCCCGATCCCGCCCAGCAAGGTGATCGTCAACTCGCCACCCAGGTGCTCCTTGAATTCATTCAATCCCTGGAATACGCACAGGTCCATCGCAGTCTCACCCGCCGCCTCCAACTCGGGCGTGTACAGCGGCAATCCAGCCGCATGCAGGACGTTCAGCACCTGCTCCAAGTCGCCACGCGGAAGAAGACCCGCGAGGTGGGAATAGACACTGTCCAGAGCGATGCCGATCGCCACCGCCTCGCCGTGACGCAGGCGGTAGTCCGTCATCTGCTCAAGCTTGTGAGCAGACCAGTGCCCGAAATCCAATGGCCGGGAAGAGCCGGTTTCGAACGGGTCGCCGGCCGTCGCAATGTGCATCAGATGCAGCTCCGCGCAACGATAAATCAGCTCACGCATCGCCGACATGTCCCGCTCGACCAGCAACTGCACGTGCTCGGCGATAAACGCAAAAAAATTCGCGTCTTTGATCAACGCGACCTTGATAGCCTCGGCGACCCCTGCGCGCCAGTCGCGCTCTTCCAGGCTGGTGAGCCAGGCGTAATCGTTCAGCACGGCGTAAGGCGGCGCGAAGCTGCCGAGAAAATTCTTCTTACCGAAGGCGTTGATGCCGTTCTTGACACCAACGCCGGAATCGTTTTGCGCCAGCACCGTGGTCGGCACGCGGATCAGACGCACGCCACGGTGCGCGGTGGCCGCCGCGAAGCCCGCCATGTCCAGCATCGCGCCGCCGCCAATCGCCAGCACATACGAATGCCGGCAAAGCCCGCCGCCGTGAATGGCGTCATGAACACTCTCCGGCAGCGATGGATCGTTCTTTACATCCTCGCCGCCCGGTACGATCAGCGGCGATTGCAGCGGCACTGCAAGCCGGCTTGCCGCATAAACCGAGAGCTTTTCCAGCAACGTGGGGTGATGTCTCAACAGGCCGGCATCCACCACCGGCAGCAACTTGCGGGAACCGGGCTCCTGGTCCGCCGCGATCACGCGCGCGAGCAAGGGATTATCCAGTTCGAACAAGCCGCGCGTGAAGTGCACGGGATACTCGAACACGACGGGCACACGCTGGCAGATCACGTCTTCCATATTCGTATCCCCTCAAGTCACGGCGAACGCGCGGGCGAGACCCATGGACACCGGCAGCAGCGACAGCACGATCAACCCGTACCCGATACCCGCGAAACCCGCCGCCAGCGCTGCGTTTAATGCGATCAACATGATTACGCCCGTTTTGACCGCCGTGCGAATCCGTTCCGGGCTCGGTTGGCGCGCGGCTTTTACAAAAGCGGGGACAACGAACCACGTGAACAGGAGCAGAAACGGCGAGGCCGCGATCAGCGCGAAGCGATCCGTTACCCCCAGCAACAGGATACCCGCGACTAGCGTGCCCGTCAGCCCCAGCGCCGCGACACCAGTTGCGCGCGTGCCGCCGTGGACTTCGCCGCGGCTGATGAGTGTGATAGCAGCGATGTACGCGATCGGGATCAGCGCCAGGAATCCCATCAGTGGTACCGACGCCGGGATAGCGCTCATGCCGAGCACAAGATTCAGACCGCGGCAGGCGCCCATGTTGAGCGGCCCCAGCCATTCGAGATGCTTTCCATAAGCGTCATATGTAATCGCCGCTAGTGCGACCGCGGCGGCCAGCGCTGCGCTGAACGCCGACACCTGCAGCGCGGCCAGTACACCGCAGAGCAACAGCAGCGCGCCGAACGCCGCCGCCGCCCTGCGCGACACCAGGCCGCCGGGGATCGGCCGTTCCGGACGCTCGATTGCGTCCAGCTCCGCATCGAACACGTCGTTGAACACCACACCGCCCGCGTACAGCGCGGTGGTGGCAACGAGCAGCCACGCGAGGACGGCAAGAACGGAAGGGTCGGATGGCGCGAACAAAAACATTGCCGCGCCGCTCGCGGCGAAACCGGCCAGCACGTCGGCCAGCGCGGTGACGACGTTGGCGGGGCGCATCAACTGCGCCCAGGCCCACCAGCAGAACCCGCGTGCGATGATTTCGTTCATGCCGATCCTTCGACCCGCTCGCGACTCACCGAACTAGCTACTTGGCGCGCTGCTGCTCGGCGCGCCCGGGTAAAGTGATTTGTTAGAGCGCTCTTTCAGTTTTAACGTTACGAACTCTATAACTTTGTCGGCCTTGGGTGAGGTTACTGCAGTTAAGCCTTGCCAATTGTCCGCTGGCTTTCTGTCAATGAGCTTGTTGATTTCCCAAGCAGGTACCGAGAGATCTATTAGGCCCTTTAAGAAAAAGACCAGACTCCATGTTTCGTCGTAGTTATCGAAGCCCCATAGATATTCAGCCAAACCTGGATTAAACACCCACTCAAATATTACTCCGCACTTATAGACCGTTGAGCTACGACGGAAGAGCACCAAAGTTTGACGGGGAGGCATTTTTTCGTATTGATGCACGCGCTCGGACTTTGAACCCCATACGTACACTTTCCCCTCAGTACATATAGATTCAATCTCTTGGAACTCCTCAGGCGAAAGGTGCCTTTGTAGATATTTCAGAGCAATTGGCTTATCTAAAGTCCTACCCGCATTGCGCCGTGCAAACTTGCTCGTAACTTGTTGGAGGACAACGCTCGTCATATCGTGCGCTTTAATTCTCCTTTACGTTTACGAGCGGCGCCTGACCTCGCAGCACCGAGTTGCCGTCGTAAAGCTGGCGCTGATCGATGGTCACCGCGTCCAGCCAGTCGGTTTCTCGCATGCGGCCTGTCTTTCCGTAGGCGTCCAGGGCATTCTGGTAGCACACCTTGCGCACGTCTGTCTCCGCAATACCCTGCTCCCGCATGAGGCGCGCGGTTCTGGGCACCGAAAGCGGATCGCTCTCGCCCCAGTCGGCCGAGCTGTCGACGATGACCCGCTCCGAACCATATTGACGCACGATCTCGACCATGCGTTCTTTGTCCATCTTGGTCTTGGGATAAATCGTGAAGGCCGCCCAGAAACCGCGTGCGAGCGTGTCCTTAACCGTTTCCTCGTTATTGTGATCGATCACCACGCGCGTCGGATCCATGCCATGCTCCAGACAGATATCGATGCTGCGGCGGGTGCCTTCTTTCTTGTTCCGATGCGGAGTGTGAATCATCACCAGCATCTCCAGCTCTTTGGCCAGTTCGAGCTGCGCGCGAAAGTACTTTTCTTCGCTGGCGGACATCTCGTCGAAGCCGATCTCGCCGATCGCGACCACGCCTTCCTTGCAGGCGTACAGCGGAATCAGCTCCATCACCTGCTCGGCGAGCGGCTCGTTGTTGGCTTCCTTGGAATTCAGACTGATTGCGCAGTAATGCCGCACGCCGAACTGCGAAGCGCGAAACCGCTCCCAGCCGACCAGCATGCTGTAATAATCCTTGAAGGTGCCGACCGCCGTGCGTGGCTGGCCGACCCAGAAGGCCGGCTCGATGACAGCGACCACACCGGCGGCGCGCATGGCCTGATAATCATCAGTGGTGCGCGACACCATGTGGATGTGCGGATCGATATACAGCATGTCTTCCCTCCCCGTGACGTAGCGCGGCGCCTGTTTCGCCGTCGCGCAGAGGGTGCCGATTACCCTCTGCGCCGATCAGTTGCTGGTCTGATCGACCAGCTTGTTGGCGGTGATCCAGGGCATCATCTCGCGCAGGCGTCCGCCGACTTTCTCGATCTCGTGTTCGGCGCCCAGCCGCCGCATCGCTTTCATCGTCGCCGTGCCGGTCTGGTTTTCCATGATGAACTCGCGAGCGAACTGGCCGCTCTGGATTTCCTTTAAGATTCTGCGCATCTCGGCGCGCGTCCCGTCGGTGATGATGCGCGGGCCGCGCGTGAAGTCGCCGTATTCCGCGGTGTTGGAAATCGAGTAACGCATGTTCGCGATGCCGCCCTCGTAGATCAGATCGACGATCAGCTTGACCTCGTGCAGGCACTCGAAATATGCCATCTCCGGCGCGTAACCGGCTTCAACCAGGGTGTCGAAACCGGCCTGAATTAGTGCGGTCAGGCCACCGCATAACACGGTCTGCTCTCCGAACAGATCGGTCTCCGTTTCCTCGCGGAAGCTGGTCTCGATGATGCCGGCGCGGCCGCCGCCGTTGGCCGAAGCATATGACAGAGCGATTTCCTTCGCTTGGCCGGAAGGGTTCTGATGCACACAGATCAGACACGGCACGCCGCCACCCTGTTTGTACGTGGAGCGCACCAGATGACCGGGGCCCTTGGGCGCGATCATGATCACGTCCAGATCGGCGCGCGGCTCGATCTGCTGAAAATGGATGTTGAAGCCGTGCGCGAATGCGAGCGTTGCGTCCTGCTTCAAGTTCGGCTCGATCTGACCTTTATAGAGGCCAGCCTGATGTTCGTCCGGCGCCAGCACCGTCACCACATCCGCGCCGCGCACCGCGTCTTCGATCGGCTTGACGTTAAGCCCGGCCTTTTTCGCTTTGCCTTCGGAGCGTGATCCCTCGCGCAGACCAACGGTCACTTCCACGCCGGAATCCTTCAGATTGTTGGCGTGGGCGTGACCCTGCGAACCATAACCGATGATGCACACCTGCCTGCCCTGGATGAGCGAGAGGTCGGCGTCTTTGTCGTAATAGATGTTCACTCGTACTCCGGATAAAACGTCTGCTGGTAAATAACCGCCTCGCGCAACGACGCGAAAACGCCAAGGTTTAATAATCTTCAGTTCTTTGCGACTTTGTGTCTTTGCGCGAGATTGGTCCGCTGTGGCGGCGCGAGCATCACAACTTCAATGTCGTATCGCCGCGCGCGATCCCCATGGTGCCAGAGCGCACCACTTCCTCGATCGGCCGCGCGCCCAGTGCCGCGATAAAAGCGTCCAGCTTGGCGCCGGCGCCGGTTAGCTCGATCACATACGCATGGTCGTTCACGTCGATCACGCGCCCGCGAAAGATGTCCGAGAGCCGCTTGACCTCCTCGCGATCCACGCCTTCCGCGCGCACCTTGATCATCATCATCTCGCGCTCGATGTGCGCGTAGGACGTCAGATCCAGCATCTTGACCACGTCCACCAGCTTGTTCAGTTGTTTGGTGATCTGTTCGATGATCTCATCCGAGCCGTGCGTCACCACCGTCATGCGCGCGAGGGTGGGATCGTTGGTGGGTGCGACCGTCAGCGATTCGATGTTGTAGCCGCGCGCCGAAAAAAGCCCGGCGACTCGGGACAGCGCGCCGGACTCGTTCTCCAGCAACAGTGAAATGATATGTCTCATGGGGTCTGCGCGGTGTACACAACGGATTAATTCGCCGAGATTGAGCCATTCTTGCAATTGCGAGCCTTCCCCGTTCCCCCCTTTGCAAAAGGGGGGACCGGGGGGATTTGCGCCTCGCCGATCCCGAGCTTGAGCATAGTGCTGCTTGAATTCCCGGCGGAACGCGGCACTACACCAGAATCATCTCGTTCTGACCGGCGCCGGCCGGGATCATCGGGTACACGTTCTCGTTCTGGTCGGTCATAAAATCCATGAACACCAGTCGGTCTTTCAGAGCCAGCGCCTCCTTGAGCGCGCCTTCCACATCACAGGGCTGTTCAATCTTCATGCCCACATGACCGAAGCTTTCGGCCAATTTGACGAAGTCCGGCAGCGCGTCCATGTACGACATCGCGTAGCGGCCCTGATAAAAGAACTCCTGCCACTGGCGGACCATGCCCATGTAACGGTTATTGAGATTAATCACTTTGATCGGCAGGCGGTATTGCAGACAGGTCGATAGCTCCTGAATGCACATTTGAATGCTTGCCTCGCCGGTGACGCAGCACACCAGCTCGTCGGGATGCGCGAACTGCACGCCCATCGCCGCGGGCAGGCCGAAACCCATGGTGCCCAAACCCCCGGAGTTGATCCAGCGCCGCGGCTTGTCGAACTTGTAAAACTGCGCGGCCCACATCTGATGCTGGCCCACGTCGGAGGTGACGAAGGCGTCCCCGCCGGTTAACTCATAGAGCTTTTCCAGCACGTACTGCGGCTTGATGACGGGCGACTGGCGGTCGAATTTGAGGCAGTCCATCGAACGCCATTCCTCGATCTGCTTCCACCACGCCTTGATGGCCTCCGGGTTTTTCGGTTTCCGGTCGCCTGTTTTAA from Gammaproteobacteria bacterium carries:
- a CDS encoding TatD family hydrolase, whose amino-acid sequence is MLYIDPHIHMVSRTTDDYQAMRAAGVVAVIEPAFWVGQPRTAVGTFKDYYSMLVGWERFRASQFGVRHYCAISLNSKEANNEPLAEQVMELIPLYACKEGVVAIGEIGFDEMSASEEKYFRAQLELAKELEMLVMIHTPHRNKKEGTRRSIDICLEHGMDPTRVVIDHNNEETVKDTLARGFWAAFTIYPKTKMDKERMVEIVRQYGSERVIVDSSADWGESDPLSVPRTARLMREQGIAETDVRKVCYQNALDAYGKTGRMRETDWLDAVTIDQRQLYDGNSVLRGQAPLVNVKEN
- a CDS encoding EboA domain-containing protein — translated: MVAGERLHLALARQLDANALAWLDEKRERFASGAPDYAFFAAFSAAPRHTGKQKLCSTPEDQHGIGDLIDWQAWRVDQAGRALLLLAIDNGDADAYADRLRKLSTYADLDELIALYQSLPLLPHAERLIALAAEGARSNMTEVFNAVALNNAYPAGHFDEASWNQLVLKALFVGSPLHAIYGLDRRANRILARMLVDYAHERWAAARIVSPELWRPVGPFAEDDMVADLERVLEDHDPQQQSAAALALSKSPSPRAREVLARRPDLRAAIIEKRLTWRGLAEAGPVI
- a CDS encoding alkaline phosphatase family protein; translated protein: MRKTVIINVVGVTPRLLGPSTPFLSQWIARGKRAAVTPVLPAVTCSVQATYLTGVTPARHGIVGNGWYFRNECEVKFWRQSNHLVRAPKIWETARAIDASFTCANLFWWYNMYSRVDYAVTPRPMYPADGRKIPDIYTQPADLRDKLNAQLGMFPLFDFWGPRTSIRSSQWIAQAARKVDADYRPTLTLIYLPHLDYNLQRLGPDDPAIEKDLREIDSVCAELIDYYEAREIDVMVVSEYGITPVTQAIALNRVLREYGFIAVREELGLELLDAGASTAFAVADHQIAHVYVNAKDRLADVRTLLERVPGVEAILDEEGKAAHGLNHPRAGDLVALAEKDAWFSYYYWLDDRKAPDFARTVDIHRKPGFDPVELFVDPAIRLPELKVAGRLLKKKLGFRYLMDVIPLDGTLVRGSHGRLPDNPDDAPLVATQQTQLLSASRIEAMDIHDLILAHLSSETQRARRAVS
- the eboE gene encoding metabolite traffic protein EboE, whose product is MRIADDRFFHLTYCTNIHPGESWEAVFAGIERYVPGLKQRLSPQKPFGIGLRLSDLAARELLQGDALDGFKTWLGERGLYVFTINGFPYGGFHRQVVKDQVYAPDWRAAARVDYTLRLARILAALLPADIEGSISSVPISYKPWFHNEAERAAAFERASVNLARMAAELMSIRATTGRSLHIDVEPEPDCLLENSDETVEFFERWLLPVGGSWLASTLCISPSEAQANLLAHIGVCYDTCHFALQYETPAAALSKLTGAGIRIGKVQLSAALKASMPESADERGAVIERLRPFAEPTYLHQIVERHADGSLHHHADLSTATSPHPDAREWRVHFHVPIFSGEYGGIYSTRDDIAATLSVLRDTHACPHLEIETYTWEVLPSRLKVDLSRSIVREYEWVLNTFAPPPAH
- a CDS encoding 3-dehydroquinate synthase — encoded protein: MEDVICQRVPVVFEYPVHFTRGLFELDNPLLARVIAADQEPGSRKLLPVVDAGLLRHHPTLLEKLSVYAASRLAVPLQSPLIVPGGEDVKNDPSLPESVHDAIHGGGLCRHSYVLAIGGGAMLDMAGFAAATAHRGVRLIRVPTTVLAQNDSGVGVKNGINAFGKKNFLGSFAPPYAVLNDYAWLTSLEERDWRAGVAEAIKVALIKDANFFAFIAEHVQLLVERDMSAMRELIYRCAELHLMHIATAGDPFETGSSRPLDFGHWSAHKLEQMTDYRLRHGEAVAIGIALDSVYSHLAGLLPRGDLEQVLNVLHAAGLPLYTPELEAAGETAMDLCVFQGLNEFKEHLGGELTITLLGGIGQAIDIHEVDLALYRRAVSELRVRTGTIHRRCTLRPRNFSIIDSG
- the pssA gene encoding CDP-diacylglycerol--serine O-phosphatidyltransferase — its product is MNEVHLRRSTDTDEEQQRARRGIYLLPNLFTTAALFAGFYAIVAAINDRYGAASIAVFVALILDGLDGRVARMTNTQSAFGAQYDSLSDMISFGLAPALVMYEWALVYMKPMGWFWGQIGWLAAFFYAASTALRLARFNTRIATQDKRYFQGLPSPAAAARLMGMIWMWHDLNFEGAHLKIPALLITVSAGALMVSNLTYYSFKDFDLRERVPFVAMLAVVLGLMLLSLDPPKVLFTFFAIYTLSGPVLGVIRWRRKRGQRQSAG
- a CDS encoding polysaccharide biosynthesis/export family protein → MLGVIVWGHPDLTNPTGATENLESAGRLVQADGTIFFPFVGTINVEGRSVKQIRSMLTVGLESVVREPQVDLRVLSNPEGALSLTSAANRGDYVAPKRCILSTNQAPAFAFRDRIAEFLRDV
- the ilvN gene encoding acetolactate synthase small subunit — protein: MRHIISLLLENESGALSRVAGLFSARGYNIESLTVAPTNDPTLARMTVVTHGSDEIIEQITKQLNKLVDVVKMLDLTSYAHIEREMMMIKVRAEGVDREEVKRLSDIFRGRVIDVNDHAYVIELTGAGAKLDAFIAALGARPIEEVVRSGTMGIARGDTTLKL
- the eboC gene encoding UbiA-like protein EboC (EboC, a homolog the polyprenyltransferase UbiA, belongs to system of proteins involved in the trafficking of precursor metabolites to an extracytoplasmic compartment so that the biosynthesis of certain natural products, such as scytonemin, can be completed.), with translation MRPANVVTALADVLAGFAASGAAMFLFAPSDPSVLAVLAWLLVATTALYAGGVVFNDVFDAELDAIERPERPIPGGLVSRRAAAAFGALLLLCGVLAALQVSAFSAALAAAVALAAITYDAYGKHLEWLGPLNMGACRGLNLVLGMSAIPASVPLMGFLALIPIAYIAAITLISRGEVHGGTRATGVAALGLTGTLVAGILLLGVTDRFALIAASPFLLLFTWFVVPAFVKAARQPSPERIRTAVKTGVIMLIALNAALAAGFAGIGYGLIVLSLLPVSMGLARAFAVT
- the ilvC gene encoding ketol-acid reductoisomerase, which produces MNIYYDKDADLSLIQGRQVCIIGYGSQGHAHANNLKDSGVEVTVGLREGSRSEGKAKKAGLNVKPIEDAVRGADVVTVLAPDEHQAGLYKGQIEPNLKQDATLAFAHGFNIHFQQIEPRADLDVIMIAPKGPGHLVRSTYKQGGGVPCLICVHQNPSGQAKEIALSYASANGGGRAGIIETSFREETETDLFGEQTVLCGGLTALIQAGFDTLVEAGYAPEMAYFECLHEVKLIVDLIYEGGIANMRYSISNTAEYGDFTRGPRIITDGTRAEMRRILKEIQSGQFAREFIMENQTGTATMKAMRRLGAEHEIEKVGGRLREMMPWITANKLVDQTSN